From the Jatrophihabitans endophyticus genome, the window ACGCGTTTTCCACCATCCCTACGTGCCCAGCGATCGGGACCTGCTCGGGTGTCCTGCGCTCGACACAACCGTCATACGCGAGGGCCGGCCTGACGGCGATATCTGCTGGGAACCCGGGGCAGCGCTCAATCGGGGGCGCGCGGCTCCGCCAACCGCCATGCCCATACCGAAGGGCTGATCGATGCCGTAGCCTCCTAGTGTGGCCGACCTTGACTCAAGCCCCAAGTCCATCCAGTCGCTGTACGCCTGGTACTCGGAAGGGCAACTGTGGGTGAACAGGCGTTATCAGCGGAAATTAGTCTGGACGCTGGAGGAAAAGCAGAAGCTAACAGAGTCGGTTCTGAAGCGGTATCCTATCCCCGCCATCCTACTTGCTGAGCGCGAGCAGGGTGGGTACGAGGTCATCGACGGACTGCAGCGCCTACACACGTTGATGTCGTTTATCGAAACGTCATTCCCGGGCAGCGATGGCCGCTACTTCAACGTTTCGGAATATCCGACGGCGAACACGAGATCGGCGGAGGGTGTGTTCCATGTCGTCGGAACCGATGAGGATCGTCTTTCTCCGCGTGAAGTTGGCACCTATCTTGATTATTCGATGGCCATATCTGTGATGCGAAATGCTACTGACGAGGAGATAGATGAAGTCTTCTCCAGGATCAATACCTATGGTCATCGCCTAAGCGATCAAGAACGTAGGCAGGCGGGCGTCCAAAATCAGTTTTCGCGATTGGTCAGAAGTCTCTCTAGTGATATACGGGGAGACGTATCCGACGACATCCTATCCCTAGTCGACATGCCGCAGGTAAGCATAGATCTGCCTATGACGCGCCATGGCTATTCGGTCGCGGCTGGAGAAGTCTTCTGGGTTAACGAGGGCATCCTCCGGTCGACGGATCTTCGGGACTCTATGGACGAGCAGTGCATTGCGGATGTAGCGGCTTCGGTGATCACTGGAAGTCTCATTGCGCGGTCGAAAGACGCTTTGGACGAGGTTTACCGCGATGGGTCTGAAGCAGGCAGGGCGCTAGAATCGGCTCTAGCGGGGTACGGCAGCGACAAATTCACTGCCGAGTTTAAGTATATTGTCGACCAAGTCCGGCTGATCTGTACCGAGAACGGCGTATCCATTAAACTTCGCAATCTACTCTTCGCTAGATCATCAACTAATCCTTATCCGGCAGTTTTTGCCGTGCTCGCCATCGCTTTGCATGAACTGTTTGTGCAAGACGGCTTGCAAATTGCTAATTTCTCCGCGGTAAGAGAATCCCTACGAAATCTTGACCGGCGAATTGATACGAGTAGAGGCTCGACTTCACCTCAAGAACGCCGGCAGAACATCAACACCATCAAGGGCCTTATTGCCCCTCACCTTGTCGACGCGCAAGCTCGAGAGCTTTACGACCGCCAGTCTACGGTGGATATTGACGACACTATTCGCAGGAGTGAGGTCGAAGCTCCACATTTTGAATTGAAGCAGGGATTGCTTCGGCTCGACGACACTCGCGGCATGGACACCGCAGTATTGCCCGCTATCATCGAAACTATCTGTGCGATTGCTAATAATGGAACTGGTCGTACGGGATGCCTAATATTAGGCGTTGCGGACAAGCCTCAGGATGCCTCGCGGATTGAGCAATTGGACAAAATTACCCCCCGGATGGTCGGCCAGCGGGCCGTGGTCGGGGTTCGTCGCGAGGCGGTCAAACTCGGCGAAACACCTGAGGCATACTTTCAGCGACTTCGCGACGCGATTGGAAATAGTCAATTGAGTGAGCCTCTTCGTTCGGCCGTACTCGCCGGCCTGTCATTTAATGACTATTTTGGTCTGGGCGTGATCCTGATCAACATCCCAGCGCAAGCGGAAGTTTCTAGCATCGGCGAGCGAGTGTACGTTCGAGCTGGCGATCAGACCAAGGAAGTTGCCGGTATCGAGCTTATCAACGTGGCGCGGCGGTTCTGACGCAAACCTAGAGACGCTTTTCGATTCCCCTTGCGCCTAATCGGCGGTGTTGTTCGCGGTTGGCCCTATGCGGGCGCGGCTAGTTGATCTCCGTGGGCGCGCTGGCATGGGGCCAGCGCTCCGGCTGTCAGCCGGGGCGGGTGCGGGGGTTGGTGCGGGGTCGTTGCTTGGGGTCGAGCCAGGGTGGGGGGAGCCAGGCGGGTCGGCCGTCGGTCATGACGGATCGCCAGCCCTGTCGGGTGTGGGTGCGGTGGTGGTGGCCGCAGACGAGGGTGCCGTTGGCGATGGTGGT encodes:
- a CDS encoding GmrSD restriction endonuclease domain-containing protein; translation: MADLDSSPKSIQSLYAWYSEGQLWVNRRYQRKLVWTLEEKQKLTESVLKRYPIPAILLAEREQGGYEVIDGLQRLHTLMSFIETSFPGSDGRYFNVSEYPTANTRSAEGVFHVVGTDEDRLSPREVGTYLDYSMAISVMRNATDEEIDEVFSRINTYGHRLSDQERRQAGVQNQFSRLVRSLSSDIRGDVSDDILSLVDMPQVSIDLPMTRHGYSVAAGEVFWVNEGILRSTDLRDSMDEQCIADVAASVITGSLIARSKDALDEVYRDGSEAGRALESALAGYGSDKFTAEFKYIVDQVRLICTENGVSIKLRNLLFARSSTNPYPAVFAVLAIALHELFVQDGLQIANFSAVRESLRNLDRRIDTSRGSTSPQERRQNINTIKGLIAPHLVDAQARELYDRQSTVDIDDTIRRSEVEAPHFELKQGLLRLDDTRGMDTAVLPAIIETICAIANNGTGRTGCLILGVADKPQDASRIEQLDKITPRMVGQRAVVGVRREAVKLGETPEAYFQRLRDAIGNSQLSEPLRSAVLAGLSFNDYFGLGVILINIPAQAEVSSIGERVYVRAGDQTKEVAGIELINVARRF
- a CDS encoding HNH endonuclease signature motif containing protein, translated to LTHTDTRRLFTETQRLAMIARDGGCTFPGCDVPPAWTQAHHITDHARGGPTTIANGTLVCGHHHRTHTRQGWRSVMTDGRPAWLPPPWLDPKQRPRTNPRTRPG